In Paenibacillus sp. J23TS9, a single genomic region encodes these proteins:
- a CDS encoding helix-turn-helix domain-containing protein, which yields MIKLNVPSDYNGSASGIVLSGHFDEPDSYSVVRPAGMGDWLITYTLGGEGYFHVPGEHLCCKPGDVTLIKPGTPQQYGTVKGMRWHFMWAHFPDHAIQANLLPEAKLFNETVMGDSTRNRIYRAFSRLLMDSRERSSYWNELCLASLSEVLILLARRRKQHFDSRVEDTLNRISQSMREPIKIDELAAAVQLSPSRLSHLFKESTGLSIIDMLNQMRIRQAALLLEHTDRSLADIAYDVGYQNYNHFINQFHKWQDMSPRGYRKKRR from the coding sequence ATGATCAAATTAAACGTACCATCCGATTATAATGGCTCTGCTTCAGGTATCGTTTTGTCCGGCCATTTCGACGAACCGGATTCTTATTCGGTAGTCCGTCCTGCAGGCATGGGAGATTGGCTTATTACTTATACGCTGGGAGGAGAAGGGTACTTCCATGTCCCTGGCGAGCATCTCTGCTGTAAACCTGGTGACGTCACCCTTATAAAACCGGGAACGCCGCAGCAATATGGAACGGTTAAGGGCATGCGCTGGCACTTTATGTGGGCGCATTTTCCCGATCATGCAATACAGGCGAATCTGCTTCCGGAGGCTAAGCTATTTAACGAAACGGTTATGGGCGATTCTACCCGCAATCGAATTTACCGGGCGTTCTCGCGTTTACTGATGGATTCAAGGGAACGCAGCAGCTATTGGAATGAACTGTGCCTAGCATCGTTAAGCGAAGTGCTCATCCTGCTCGCACGCAGACGGAAGCAGCATTTTGACAGCCGTGTGGAGGACACGTTGAATCGTATCTCGCAAAGTATGCGTGAGCCAATTAAGATTGACGAACTGGCGGCGGCGGTTCAACTCTCACCGTCGCGGTTGTCACATCTATTCAAAGAAAGCACAGGACTATCGATCATCGATATGCTGAATCAAATGCGCATCCGCCAAGCCGCGCTGCTGCTGGAGCATACAGATAGAAGCTTAGCCGACATCGCGTATGACGTCGGCTATCAGAATTACAATCATTTTATAAATCAGTTCCATAAGTGGCAGGATATGAGTCCGAGAGGCTATCGCAAGAAAAGACGATGA
- a CDS encoding alpha/beta hydrolase: MMETFVSPSSTCTKNCRTVVYFFAGVLTYRNNFDAAASEIAKRYQNAIIVMIFPYGIANGNTGSSLIRLLARQLTQVSYDLSRDQSRRVTNAAQIIREHAAIADHLILIGHSAGGVIAYRAGLYLEEKYGYQRVQVFAVGCPKFHLKDIPYNDRFTYITGQNPDRITQIGSWRKPGSRVYRGRPGREIQMEFNPAHLGWRFHASYFLKSVWTDSNQVFHTNSEDLVSKIYELYPGTD; encoded by the coding sequence ATGATGGAGACATTCGTATCCCCCAGTAGCACATGTACAAAGAATTGCCGCACGGTGGTTTACTTTTTTGCCGGAGTACTGACGTATCGGAACAATTTTGATGCCGCTGCCAGTGAGATCGCCAAAAGATATCAAAATGCAATAATTGTGATGATCTTTCCCTATGGGATTGCAAACGGCAATACGGGTTCGTCGTTAATCCGTCTGCTGGCCCGGCAGCTTACTCAAGTAAGCTATGATCTGTCCCGTGACCAGTCTCGCCGGGTAACAAACGCAGCGCAAATTATCCGCGAGCATGCAGCAATTGCGGATCATCTCATCCTTATTGGGCACAGTGCCGGAGGCGTGATCGCCTATCGGGCAGGGCTTTATTTGGAGGAGAAGTACGGATATCAGCGAGTTCAGGTATTTGCTGTAGGGTGCCCAAAGTTTCATTTGAAGGACATTCCATACAATGACAGATTTACATATATCACTGGCCAGAATCCGGATAGAATCACCCAAATTGGCAGCTGGCGCAAGCCGGGATCTAGGGTATACCGTGGAAGGCCGGGACGCGAAATTCAAATGGAATTTAATCCGGCTCATCTGGGATGGCGGTTTCATGCTTCGTATTTCCTGAAATCGGTCTGGACGGATTCGAACCAAGTGTTCCATACCAATTCAGAAGACTTGGTCTCCAAAATCTATGAACTGTACCCGGGAACTGATTAG
- a CDS encoding response regulator transcription factor, which yields MKQILIVEDEKIIAELERDYLEAHGYKVEIAADGDSGLKLGMSGEYDLIILDLMLPRINGFDVCRQIREKHNVPILMVTAKKEDIDVIRGLGLGADDYITKPFKPGELVARVKAHLARYERLIGTKENKEQIRIHGLLIDYGARRVFVHDQEVILTTKEFDLLYFLALNPNRVFSKDQLFEKLWGMDALGDSQTVTVHIRKLREKIEIDASKSQYIETVWGAGYRFRL from the coding sequence ATGAAGCAAATTCTTATTGTTGAAGACGAGAAAATCATCGCGGAGTTGGAAAGGGATTATTTGGAGGCTCATGGTTATAAAGTAGAAATCGCGGCGGATGGCGATTCGGGGTTAAAGCTAGGGATGAGCGGGGAGTACGATTTAATTATTTTGGATTTGATGCTTCCACGAATCAATGGTTTTGATGTCTGCAGGCAAATTAGAGAGAAGCATAATGTACCCATTCTAATGGTGACTGCGAAGAAGGAAGATATCGATGTGATTCGGGGCCTAGGTCTTGGAGCAGACGATTATATTACCAAGCCATTCAAACCGGGCGAGTTGGTTGCAAGGGTCAAGGCTCATTTAGCTAGGTACGAGCGGCTGATTGGCACGAAGGAAAATAAAGAACAGATCCGTATTCACGGCCTCTTGATCGATTATGGAGCACGAAGAGTTTTTGTACACGATCAAGAGGTGATACTAACGACGAAGGAGTTCGATTTACTCTATTTTTTGGCATTGAATCCAAACCGTGTATTCAGCAAGGATCAATTGTTCGAGAAGTTATGGGGGATGGATGCGCTGGGAGATTCACAGACGGTAACGGTCCATATCCGGAAACTAAGAGAGAAAATTGAGATCGATGCATCCAAATCTCAATACATTGAAACGGTATGGGGTGCAGGGTATCGTTTTCGATTGTAA
- a CDS encoding HAMP domain-containing sensor histidine kinase has protein sequence MSIRIKLLLSYAAMLIIPLVITFFTAILLIVVFRGDLQTIREQYGASTHRMFEDQHVEGILKEMKRSVEKNPSILIDSKYLSDLDQELLSIKSNLIVRKDGRIIYTSPTLQQTDILNHLPAYDESGYVERDEPERIGKQLISLGHFDFRFADQTPGTVIVVTALNPLVNFAQKFFPILFITSIVILILTNTLLTYFVSRSIIRPLQKLKIAMKRIESGDLDFQVKPTSKDEIGELSVAFEQMRNQLQHSIHTQIQYEENRKELISNISHDLRTPLTAIRGYVDGLGDGIADTAVKRQKYIDIISSKAEEMDHLIDELFLYSKLDLNRLPFQFEIVDFYAFLHDLSEELEFDLGKQDIHYSSNITLESETYVLIDRDKLKRVFANIMDNGLKYMDKTEKTFHLRAFMTKNDVVIQMTDNGQGIEPDALPYVFERFYRADLSRNSNTGGSGLGLAITKQIIDGHEGTIQADSKVGESTCITITLPLRNYKVGDQP, from the coding sequence ATGTCGATTCGTATTAAGTTACTGCTCTCATATGCTGCTATGTTAATTATTCCGCTTGTGATCACGTTCTTCACAGCTATTCTATTGATTGTCGTATTTCGTGGTGATCTTCAGACAATCCGTGAACAATATGGAGCAAGTACCCATCGCATGTTCGAAGATCAACATGTCGAAGGTATATTGAAGGAAATGAAGCGATCCGTTGAGAAGAATCCTTCCATTCTGATCGATTCAAAATACTTGTCAGATCTGGACCAAGAGCTGCTATCCATTAAATCCAATTTGATTGTACGTAAAGATGGTCGCATTATATATACATCACCTACATTGCAACAGACGGATATTCTGAATCATTTGCCGGCATACGATGAATCAGGATATGTGGAGAGAGATGAGCCAGAACGCATTGGGAAGCAGCTCATATCATTAGGACACTTTGACTTTAGATTCGCTGACCAAACACCAGGTACCGTCATTGTTGTGACAGCCTTGAATCCCTTGGTGAACTTCGCGCAGAAATTTTTTCCGATTCTTTTTATCACCAGTATTGTTATTTTGATTCTGACGAACACCCTGTTAACGTATTTCGTATCTAGAAGTATTATTCGCCCCCTTCAGAAACTGAAGATTGCGATGAAACGTATTGAATCAGGCGATTTAGATTTTCAAGTTAAACCGACGAGTAAGGATGAAATTGGGGAGCTCAGTGTTGCCTTTGAACAAATGCGAAATCAGCTTCAGCATTCGATCCATACACAAATCCAATATGAAGAGAATCGGAAAGAACTCATCTCGAACATATCTCATGATCTTAGAACTCCTTTAACTGCGATCAGAGGGTATGTTGATGGTCTGGGAGACGGAATTGCAGACACGGCGGTGAAGAGGCAGAAATATATCGATATCATTTCTTCCAAAGCAGAAGAGATGGACCACTTGATCGATGAGCTATTCTTATATTCCAAACTGGATTTGAACCGGTTACCATTTCAATTTGAAATCGTTGATTTCTACGCATTTTTACATGATTTATCAGAAGAACTCGAATTTGATCTCGGCAAACAAGATATCCATTATTCATCGAATATTACATTAGAATCAGAGACCTATGTGTTGATCGACCGAGACAAACTTAAGCGGGTGTTCGCTAATATTATGGATAATGGATTGAAATATATGGACAAAACGGAGAAGACTTTTCATCTTCGGGCGTTTATGACAAAAAATGATGTGGTTATTCAGATGACGGATAATGGCCAGGGAATAGAGCCTGACGCACTTCCGTATGTATTCGAACGGTTTTATCGCGCAGATCTGTCTCGTAATAGTAACACGGGTGGAAGCGGGCTCGGCCTCGCCATTACTAAACAAATTATAGATGGTCATGAAGGCACGATTCAGGCAGATAGTAAAGTTGGCGAGAGTACATGTATTACGATAACCTTGCCTTTGAGAAATTATAAAGTTGGTGACCAGCCATGA
- a CDS encoding ABC transporter permease subunit, whose amino-acid sequence MHKWRAGFINELWLLLYRKKMIAFFTFSLVLPILLAVSLHALQPILGLVAVSQSFPIQMLGIYTAVWIPLFILTMTADLFPSEVAARTLKLAFLRPNTRFHVFCAKVAALAVGIGTLLVLLGVVTLICNVFAGAPLSFTEGLGVLKAYVAAFVAMVALSAVFVFVSQFFKSSSGFMVTAIVLYVALKISPFLLSAMSTFSPASYTDWHMLWISHTVAVGKLWSTSLYLLSSCVLFFTLGYYIFDRKEV is encoded by the coding sequence GTGCATAAATGGAGAGCTGGGTTTATCAATGAGCTTTGGTTGCTCTTATATCGCAAGAAAATGATAGCATTCTTCACTTTCTCACTCGTACTTCCGATTCTGCTAGCCGTCTCACTTCACGCATTACAGCCTATATTGGGACTCGTAGCGGTTAGCCAATCCTTTCCGATTCAAATGTTAGGTATATATACCGCGGTTTGGATTCCCCTATTCATTTTAACCATGACAGCAGATCTTTTTCCTAGTGAAGTGGCTGCGCGAACTTTGAAGCTTGCTTTCTTACGACCCAATACGAGATTTCATGTATTCTGTGCGAAGGTTGCAGCGCTCGCTGTGGGGATCGGTACGCTGCTTGTTTTATTAGGCGTGGTTACATTGATTTGTAATGTATTTGCAGGTGCTCCCCTTAGTTTTACAGAGGGATTGGGCGTACTCAAGGCCTATGTTGCTGCTTTCGTTGCGATGGTCGCGCTATCTGCTGTCTTTGTTTTTGTATCTCAATTTTTCAAAAGTTCGAGCGGATTTATGGTCACTGCCATCGTACTTTACGTGGCACTTAAAATTTCACCATTTCTACTGAGCGCCATGTCTACGTTCTCACCAGCTTCCTATACCGACTGGCATATGCTATGGATTAGTCATACCGTCGCTGTAGGTAAATTATGGTCCACTTCGCTATACCTGTTATCCAGCTGTGTGTTGTTTTTTACACTAGGTTACTATATATTTGATCGAAAAGAAGTGTAA
- a CDS encoding ABC transporter ATP-binding protein, with protein sequence MDPILETHQLTKVYRNNNRGIRDINLQLHAGDVYGLLGPNGAGKTTFLKLITGLIRADRGKITLFNGDLIDQFEEGMQHVGCMIESADFYDFITGWQYLKLIGRFYPNITDQRITEVLEVVGMIQVRKDKIKNYSTGMKQKLALAAAILPNPKFVILDEPTNGLDIEGTVMFRRLIKQLSEEHGTTFLISSHMIHELEQLCNRVGIIVDGQLIQEGYVSDLLASGQSLEQFYIHELENGKGEKESA encoded by the coding sequence ATGGATCCGATATTAGAGACGCATCAACTTACGAAAGTATACCGCAATAATAACAGAGGGATTCGGGATATTAATCTGCAGCTGCATGCCGGTGATGTGTATGGATTACTTGGGCCAAATGGGGCAGGCAAGACAACATTTTTGAAGCTCATTACGGGTTTGATCCGTGCGGATCGAGGGAAGATTACACTCTTTAATGGAGACCTGATCGATCAATTTGAAGAAGGTATGCAGCATGTCGGCTGTATGATTGAATCAGCAGATTTTTATGATTTTATAACTGGATGGCAATATTTAAAGTTGATTGGCCGATTTTATCCGAATATTACGGATCAACGAATTACAGAGGTATTAGAGGTTGTAGGCATGATCCAAGTTCGCAAAGATAAAATCAAGAATTATTCGACTGGCATGAAGCAGAAATTAGCGCTTGCTGCGGCTATTTTGCCGAATCCTAAGTTTGTTATTTTGGATGAACCTACGAACGGTCTGGACATTGAAGGCACGGTGATGTTCCGCCGGCTTATTAAACAGTTGTCTGAAGAGCATGGAACCACATTCCTCATTTCTAGTCATATGATCCACGAACTCGAGCAACTATGTAACCGCGTGGGGATTATTGTTGATGGGCAATTGATTCAAGAAGGGTATGTATCTGACTTGCTAGCAAGTGGGCAATCCCTGGAACAATTCTATATTCATGAATTAGAAAACGGGAAAGGGGAGAAGGAAAGTGCATAA
- a CDS encoding MmcQ/YjbR family DNA-binding protein → MNNNIIEYCLLKKGATKDYPFGPDPLVIKIAGKMFALIFQDKTDQWLLNLKCDPVIAENLREQHEAVRPGYHMNKKHWNTIIIDGSLPESDVFIMIDHSYDSVVKTLPKSLRESLTGIQKL, encoded by the coding sequence TTGAATAACAATATCATCGAATACTGTTTACTGAAGAAGGGAGCAACGAAAGATTATCCGTTTGGACCTGATCCATTAGTGATCAAAATCGCGGGTAAAATGTTCGCGCTGATTTTTCAGGACAAAACGGATCAATGGCTCTTAAACCTAAAATGTGACCCGGTAATTGCGGAAAACTTGAGAGAGCAGCATGAGGCCGTTCGACCAGGCTATCACATGAACAAAAAACACTGGAATACAATTATCATCGACGGTTCCTTGCCGGAGTCGGATGTCTTTATAATGATTGACCATTCTTATGATTCGGTTGTCAAAACTCTTCCAAAGAGCCTCCGGGAATCTCTCACGGGAATTCAAAAGCTATGA
- a CDS encoding sugar ABC transporter permease has translation MSSKTEQQDKRKRLRSRWRKQDTELTLLALPTTIWYILFCFLPMFGIIIAFKNFRISGGFLSNVFNSPWVGFKNFEFLFKSNDAWIIIRNTIGYNIIFIVSGIVLPVLFAIMIGLLHSRKASKVYQTMMFLPYFLSWVVVSAVGWAFLSFDKGIVNQMLVSMGSDPVNWYMAPEYWPYLLVFLNIWKGLGYGMVIYLATITSLDSTYYEAAVIDGASIWQQTRFITLPMLKLVIVMMFILAVGRIFYTDFGLFYQVTRDSNSLFNVSTTIDVMVYKQLKTATVGMASAAAFVQSVLGCATILTANWIVRKIDPDSAMM, from the coding sequence ATGAGCTCTAAAACCGAACAACAAGACAAACGAAAGCGCTTACGAAGCCGTTGGCGCAAACAGGATACGGAACTAACCCTCTTGGCATTGCCGACGACGATTTGGTACATACTGTTTTGTTTCTTACCTATGTTCGGGATCATTATTGCCTTCAAAAACTTCAGAATTAGCGGCGGCTTCTTGAGCAATGTGTTTAACAGTCCATGGGTAGGCTTCAAAAATTTCGAGTTCTTATTCAAGTCGAATGACGCCTGGATCATTATTCGAAACACCATTGGATACAATATTATTTTTATCGTTTCAGGCATTGTACTGCCCGTTCTATTCGCTATTATGATCGGATTACTTCACAGCCGCAAAGCAAGTAAAGTCTATCAGACGATGATGTTCCTCCCCTATTTCCTATCTTGGGTTGTCGTATCTGCTGTAGGCTGGGCGTTCCTAAGCTTTGATAAAGGAATTGTCAATCAAATGCTCGTCAGTATGGGCAGTGATCCTGTTAACTGGTACATGGCGCCGGAATACTGGCCTTACCTTCTGGTTTTCTTGAATATCTGGAAAGGCCTGGGCTATGGTATGGTCATCTATCTGGCAACGATCACAAGCCTTGACAGCACTTATTATGAAGCAGCTGTTATTGATGGCGCTTCCATTTGGCAGCAGACGAGATTTATTACATTGCCAATGCTCAAGCTAGTTATCGTCATGATGTTCATTTTGGCAGTTGGACGCATATTCTACACTGATTTTGGCTTATTCTATCAGGTCACGAGAGATTCCAATTCTCTGTTCAACGTGTCTACCACCATCGATGTCATGGTGTATAAACAACTGAAAACCGCTACAGTCGGTATGGCATCTGCTGCCGCATTCGTACAGTCCGTTCTGGGTTGTGCAACGATTTTAACCGCTAACTGGATTGTTCGCAAAATTGATCCAGATAGCGCGATGATGTAA
- a CDS encoding carbohydrate ABC transporter permease → MATRTAYETGLEKFNRTNKVVNIFFNLIFIILALICVIPVVVVLSISFSSEASIRETGYHLLPVALSGEAYTYIVKQGAMILRALGVSALVTVAGTVLGVFLTTSMGYVLSRPAYKLKGFLTWVVFIPMVFNGGLVSSYFINTNLLGLKDSIWSLILPLAVSSFNVIICKTFFKSTIPDGLIESAEIDGASQLRIFFSIILPISLPVIATIGLFLCFAYWNDWFQSMLYIDNQNLYSLQALLNSLMSNVDALAKNAASMGVSYAVLVTTMPKESARMAVAILIVLPVAFAYPFFQKYFISGLTIGAVKG, encoded by the coding sequence ATGGCAACGAGAACGGCTTACGAAACGGGCCTTGAGAAATTTAATCGCACAAACAAAGTCGTGAACATTTTTTTCAACCTGATTTTTATCATCTTGGCGCTGATCTGTGTCATACCTGTCGTTGTTGTTTTATCCATTTCATTTTCCAGTGAAGCATCCATACGTGAGACAGGATATCATCTGTTGCCTGTTGCTTTGTCAGGGGAGGCTTACACCTATATTGTCAAGCAGGGCGCGATGATTCTGCGGGCGCTCGGTGTATCCGCACTTGTTACAGTAGCTGGTACTGTGCTTGGTGTATTTCTTACCACCTCCATGGGCTATGTACTTTCTCGCCCAGCATACAAGCTTAAAGGCTTTCTGACCTGGGTGGTATTTATCCCAATGGTATTCAACGGCGGTTTGGTATCCAGTTACTTCATTAATACAAATTTATTGGGACTAAAGGACAGTATCTGGTCACTGATTCTACCGCTCGCAGTATCATCGTTCAATGTTATCATTTGTAAAACTTTCTTTAAAAGTACGATTCCCGATGGGCTGATTGAATCTGCTGAAATTGATGGCGCGAGCCAGCTTCGAATCTTTTTCTCAATCATCCTACCGATCTCCTTGCCGGTCATTGCAACCATAGGACTGTTTCTCTGCTTCGCTTATTGGAATGACTGGTTCCAATCGATGCTGTATATCGATAACCAAAACCTATATTCTCTGCAAGCACTGCTTAACAGCTTAATGAGCAACGTAGATGCACTCGCCAAGAATGCCGCAAGTATGGGCGTTAGCTACGCAGTACTTGTCACAACGATGCCGAAGGAATCTGCCCGCATGGCTGTAGCCATTCTAATTGTTCTGCCTGTAGCTTTCGCCTACCCTTTCTTCCAGAAATATTTTATTTCTGGACTAACGATCGGTGCTGTCAAAGGATGA
- a CDS encoding ABC transporter substrate-binding protein, whose protein sequence is MKKSFKFISTLCALTLVTTLAACGGSKSGSTTDGSATDSSTKTTDTSKDTTTASKDIPTLVWWTIGGQVPNNFSKAIDAMNAYTAEKIGVKIDIKVASWGEWDTKINTIVNTGEPFDIMFTNSGKYSKQVAMGALADITDLVQSETPDLYKVIPEKVWEGTKIGGKYYSVPTYKDSALTQYWVYDDKYVQKYNIDINNIKTLQDLDKPLHAMKAEGKSFYPLPMTQGEGLNGFLNEYDDLTLGFPPVGVKADDASRTVVSVLEQPDVMANLKLLHQWYKDGIINPDAPTKTENEKGRAFFAAQAFPGAEVGWQINDAVQKYDMVQHYGPIYSTSTIQGSLNAISANSKYKKEALKYLELVNTDPKLRNMLAFGELGVDYKNVDGEKVIERTSDTWPLAAYTQGTFFNLAVTKGAPEDQWEQVKKLNDAATSSTVLGFALDISNLQTEVANCQAVWDKYKYELITGASDPEKMVPKITAELKSAGMDAIMKAAQEQINNYFK, encoded by the coding sequence ATGAAGAAATCTTTTAAGTTCATCTCTACGCTTTGTGCTCTGACATTGGTAACTACGTTAGCAGCTTGTGGCGGCTCGAAGTCAGGATCTACGACCGATGGATCTGCGACAGATAGTTCTACGAAGACAACAGACACATCAAAGGACACTACAACAGCCAGTAAGGATATTCCGACTTTGGTCTGGTGGACCATCGGCGGCCAAGTGCCTAATAACTTCAGCAAAGCTATTGATGCCATGAATGCATACACAGCTGAGAAGATTGGTGTGAAAATTGACATCAAGGTAGCCAGCTGGGGTGAATGGGACACGAAAATAAACACCATTGTGAATACTGGCGAACCATTCGACATTATGTTCACAAACAGCGGTAAATACAGCAAGCAAGTGGCTATGGGTGCTCTTGCCGATATCACCGATCTGGTTCAAAGTGAAACACCTGACTTATACAAAGTGATTCCTGAAAAGGTATGGGAAGGTACAAAGATTGGCGGCAAGTATTATTCCGTTCCTACTTATAAGGATTCAGCATTAACGCAGTATTGGGTATACGATGATAAATATGTGCAAAAGTACAATATTGATATCAACAATATCAAAACACTGCAGGATCTTGATAAGCCTCTGCACGCCATGAAGGCTGAAGGCAAGAGCTTCTATCCATTGCCGATGACGCAAGGCGAAGGCTTGAACGGTTTCTTAAACGAGTATGACGATTTAACACTGGGCTTCCCTCCGGTTGGCGTAAAAGCTGACGATGCATCACGCACGGTTGTCTCGGTTCTCGAGCAGCCCGATGTGATGGCTAATCTGAAACTTTTGCATCAATGGTATAAAGATGGCATCATCAACCCGGATGCTCCGACGAAAACGGAGAACGAAAAAGGAAGAGCCTTCTTTGCAGCACAGGCATTCCCTGGAGCAGAAGTAGGCTGGCAAATCAATGATGCTGTTCAAAAGTATGATATGGTTCAGCATTATGGACCTATTTATTCAACGAGTACGATCCAAGGGTCCCTGAATGCAATTTCGGCGAATTCGAAATATAAGAAGGAAGCATTGAAATACCTCGAACTAGTCAACACAGATCCGAAACTGCGCAATATGCTGGCATTCGGTGAGTTAGGCGTAGACTACAAAAACGTCGATGGTGAAAAGGTTATTGAGCGTACTTCCGATACTTGGCCGCTGGCTGCCTACACACAAGGTACATTCTTTAATCTAGCAGTTACAAAAGGGGCTCCTGAAGATCAATGGGAACAGGTTAAAAAGCTGAATGATGCAGCAACCTCTTCTACTGTCCTTGGCTTTGCACTAGACATCAGCAATCTTCAGACAGAAGTGGCCAATTGCCAAGCAGTATGGGATAAATACAAATATGAACTCATCACAGGAGCATCCGATCCGGAGAAAATGGTTCCGAAGATTACAGCTGAGTTAAAGTCCGCTGGTATGGACGCGATCATGAAAGCCGCTCAAGAGCAAATTAATAATTATTTCAAGTAG